Proteins encoded in a region of the Diospyros lotus cultivar Yz01 unplaced genomic scaffold, ASM1463336v1 tig00010963_1, whole genome shotgun sequence genome:
- the LOC127793473 gene encoding protein COFACTOR ASSEMBLY OF COMPLEX C SUBUNIT B CCB1, chloroplastic-like: MAAKLLVSPPGLSSLRSKPNKTTELAPLWPWRCHPTPTTTKPNSRLVARALSSLLDPLASSCSSSSSLFLLAESTAGYSLASYYTSLGLFVISVPGLWSLIKRSVKSKVVQKTYIGAGEGKKMPSQVAGEILSFFTRNNFVVLDRGETITFEGMMIPNRGQAALLTFCTCISLASVALVLTITFPEIGNNWFWLTILSPLAGLYYWRRASRKEQIKVKMIMAEDGTLSEIIVQGDDQQVEQMRKELELSEKGMVYVKGIFEK; the protein is encoded by the exons ATGGCGGCCAAACTACTAGTAAGCCCTCCTGGCCTCTCATCTTTGCGCTCCAAACCCAATAAGACCACCGAATTGGCACCTCTATGGCCATGGCGATGCCACCCGAcaccaacaacaacaaaacCCAACTCCAGGCTCGTTGCTCGAGCCCTCTCCTCTCTCCTCGACCCTCttgcttcttcttgttcttcttcttcatctctgtTCTTGCTCGCCGAAAGCACCGCCGGCTACTCTCTGGCCAGCTACTACACTTCTCTCGGCCTCTTTGTCATCTCCGTTCCCGGCCTCTGGTCTCTCATCAAGCGCTCTGTCAAATCCAag GTTGTTCAGAAGACGTATATTGGGGCAggagaagggaagaagatgCCTAGTCAGGTGGCGGGAgagattctttctttcttcactcGCAACAATTTTGTGGTTTTGGATAGAGGAGAGACCATAAC TTTCGAGGGCATGATGATTCCAAACCGAGGCCAAGCAGCATTGCTCACTTTCTGCACCTGCATAAGCCTAGCAAGTGTTGCCCTTGTTCTTACTATAACCTTTCCAGAAATAGGCAATAACTGGTTCTGGCTCACCATCTTAAGCCCACTGGC AGGACTATATTACTGGCGAAGAGCATCAAGGAAAGAGCAGATCAAGGTTAAAATGATAATGGCTGAAGATGGAACCCTTTCAGAAATCATTGTTCAGGGGGATGACCAGCAAGTAGAACAGATGAGGAAAGAACTGGAGTTGAGTGAGAAAGGCATGGTGTATGTGAAGGGCATATTTGAGAAGTAG